One region of Salvelinus sp. IW2-2015 linkage group LG1, ASM291031v2, whole genome shotgun sequence genomic DNA includes:
- the LOC111973006 gene encoding leucine-rich repeat-containing protein 3, with protein MCLSGRTGCHGGDGLGLRRGLDKVLERGGLGTMLGKERRLERGRARERGQGTGTGLGQETRLGGDLGGWSFTLLVLLLLLPPVFPQCPDSCHCVWESSMVLCMDAGLREFPQGLPPDTVTLHLERNYIRSLPESAFRELTHLRELYLSHNRIDTLSSGALRHLSSELRLLDLSHNQLRQASRDEFSSTRAKTRLYHNPWHCDCTLQELMETLNLEPETVNGIVCESSVRSAGEVSRWEDPGGAGEHAGQPLVKLLDSGVNFCNLQRKTTDVAMLVTMFLWFFMVIVYVVYYVRQNQAETRRHLEYLKSLPSPRKTLTETDTISTGL; from the exons ATGTGCCTCAGCGGGAGGACTGGATGTCATGGAGGAGATGGATTGGGGCTGCGGAGAGGATTGGATAAAGTGTtggagagaggaggactgggCACAATGCTTGGGAAAGAGAgaagactggagagagggagggcgagagagagagggcagggaaccGGGACAGGGCTGGGGCAGGAGACAAGGCTTGGGGGAGACCTGGGAGGCTGGTCATTCACCCTGCtggtcctgctcctcctcctccccccRGTGTTCCCCCAGTGCCCTGACAGCTGCCACTGTGTGTGGGAGAGCAGCATGGTGCTGTGTATGGACGCTGGGCTCCGTGAGTTCCCCCAGGGCCTTCCTCCGGACACCGTCACCCTCCACCTGGAGAGGAACTACATCCGCTCGCTCCCCGAGAGTGC CTTCAGGGAGCTGACCCACCTGAGGGAGCTGTACCTCTCCCACAACCGCATCGACACCCTCTCCTCCGGGGCCCTGCGCCACCTGAGCTCAGAGCTCCGTCTCCTGGACCTCTCCCACAACCAGTTACGCCAGGCCAGCCGGGACGAGTTCAGTTCCACGCGGGCCAAGACACGCCTCTACCACAACCCGTGGCACTGCGACTGTACCCTGCAGGAGCTGATGGAGACGTTAAATCTAGAGCCGGAGACGGTCAACGGGATCGTGTGTGAGAGCTCGGTGAGGAGCGCCGGGGAGGTGAGTCGCTGGGAGGATCCAGGGGGCGCAGGGGAGCACGCCGGTCAACCGCTGGTTAAGTTGCTCGACTCTGGGGTGAACTTCTGTAATCTCCAGCGGAAGACCACGGATGTGGCCATGCTGGTGACCATGTTCCTGTGGTTCTTCATGGTCATTGTTTATGTGGTCTACTACGTGAGACAGAACCAGGCTGAGACCAGAAGACATCTGGAGTATCTGAAGAGTTTGCCCAGTCCGAGGAAAACACTCACGGAGACAGACACGATAAGCACTGGTCTCTGA